A stretch of the Aegilops tauschii subsp. strangulata cultivar AL8/78 chromosome 4, Aet v6.0, whole genome shotgun sequence genome encodes the following:
- the LOC109735164 gene encoding metal transporter Nramp5 — protein sequence MEIEREAPGGERGRSWRAEQDVQDGKKFEDGDETLVKEPAWKRFLSHVGPGFMVSLAYLDPGNLETDLQAGANHRYELLWVILIGLIFALIIQSLAANLGVVTGKHLAEICKSEYPKPVMICLWLLAEVAVIAADIPEVIGTAFAFYLLFRIPVWIGVLITGSSTLLLLGLQRYGVRKLEFLISMLVFVMAACFFGELSIVKPPAKEVLKGLFIPKLKGNGATGDAIALLGALVMPHNLFLHSALVLSRKTPSSVRGIKDACGFFLYESGFALFVALLINIAVISVSGTVCFGENLSAEDIDKCSDLSLDNSSFLLKNVLGRSSSIVYGVALLASGQSSTITGTYAGQYIMQGFLDIKMKTWLRNLMTRCIAIAPSLVVSIIGGSNGAGRLIIIASMILSFELPFALIPLLKFSSSSSKMGPHKNSIYIIVFSWTLGLMLIGINVYFLSTSFMGWLIHSSLPTYAKVLVGVVVCPLMIVYLIAVVYLTFRKDTVVTFVADSCKADAEKAAGGSGEDDDEPVPYREDLADIPLPAHSRG from the exons ATGGAGATCGAGAGGGAGGCGCCGGGCGGCGAGAGGGGGAGGAGCTGGCGAGCCGAGCAAGATGTGCAGGATGGTAAGAAGTTCGAAGACGGTGATGAGACGCTCGTCAAG GAGCCGGCATGGAAGCGATTCCTCTCCCATGTTGGGCCCGGGTTCATGGTGTCCCTGGCCTATCTAGATCCTGGCAATT TGGAGACGGACCTGCAAGCCGGTGCCAACCACAGATATGAG CTCCTCTGGGTGATTCTGATTGGCCTCATCTTCGCGCTGATCATACAGTCACTGGCAGCGAACCTTGGCGTGGTTACAG GAAAGCATCTTGCCGAGATATGCAAGAGCGAGTATCCGAAGCCGGTGATGATCTGCCTCTGGCTTCTTGCGGAGGTGGCGGTGATCGCCGCCGATATCCCGGAAG TGATCGGGACGGCCTTCGCTTTCTACCTCTTGTTCCGCATCCCTGTGTGGATCGGGGTTCTCATCACCGGCTCCagcacgctcctcctcctcggccttcAAAGATACGGGGTGCGGAAGCTGGAGTTTCTCATCTCCATGCTGGTCTTCGTCATGGCGGCGTGCTTCTTTGGGGAGCTGAGCATAGTGAAGCCTCCGGCGAAGGAGGTCCTCAAGGGGCTGTTCATTCCCAAGCTCAAGGGGAATGGCGCCACCGGAGACGCCATTGCCCTCCTTGGAGCACTAGTCATGCC TCACAACTTGTTCTTGCATTCGGCGTTGGTGCTGTCCAGGAAGACGCCGTCATCAGTAAGAGGAATCAAG GATGCTTGCGGGTTCTTCCTGTATGAGAGCGGCTTCGCGCTGTTCGTGGCGCTGCTCATCAACATAGCCGTCATCTCCGTCTCCGGGACGGTCTGCTTCGGGGAGAACCTCTCGGCGGAGGACATCGACAAATGCAGTGACCTTAGTCTGGACAACTCCTCATTTCTGCTCAAG AACGTGCTGGGAAGATCAAGTTCAATCGTGTACGGGGTGGCGCTGTTAGCGTCAGGGCAAAGCTCGACCATTACCGGCACATATGCCGGCCAGTACATCATGCAG GGGTTCTTGGACATCAAGATGAAGACGTGGCTGAGGAACCTGATGACACGCTGCATCGCCATTGCGCCCAGCCTAGTCGTCTCCATCATCGGCGGGTCGAATGGCGCCGGCCGTCTCATCATCATCGCGTCG ATGATACTGTCGTTTGAGCTGCCGTTTGCACTCATCCCGCTTCTCAAgttcagcagcagcagcagcaagatGGGCCCGCACAAGAACTCCATCTAC ATCATCGTGTTCTCGTGGACGCTTGGGCTGATGCTCATCGGCATCAACGTCTACTTCCTCAGCACCAGCTTCATGGGGTGGCTCATCCACAGCTCGCTGCCCACGTACGCCAAGGTGCTCGTCGGAGTTGTCGTGTGCCCGCTGATGATCGTGTACCTCATCGCTGTCGTCTACCTCACCTTCAGGAAGGACACCGTCGTCACCTTCGTCGCCGACTCGTGCAAGGCCGACGCCGAGAAGGCGGCGGGCGGCAGCGGGGAGGACGACGACGAGCCCGTGCCCTACCGTGAGGACCTGGCAGACATACCGCTCCCGGCCCACAGCAGAGGCTAG